In one Hyphomicrobium sp. 99 genomic region, the following are encoded:
- a CDS encoding LLM class flavin-dependent oxidoreductase, giving the protein MVPLSILDLVRVTEDTDARGALDNARDLAAHAERWGYRRFWVAEHHNMPGIASAATSLVIAHIAAGTTTIRVGAGGIMLPNHSPLIIAEQFGTLARLFPGRIDLGLGRAPGTDQLTLQALRRSPSAADTFPRDVLELQAYFEPASPGQRVQAVPAAGTNVPLWILGSSTFGAHLAAELGLPYAFASHFAPEQLLPALEIYRSRFKPSKQLDRPHAMVGVNIIAAETDAEARRLWTTQQMSFTNLFRGARGLSQPPIDDIEAYWSPREKAQAMQMLQRSIVGSPETIRAGIDALVDETRADELMVVSDVYDHGARLRSFELIAAVNKAGSRANMTTEACQ; this is encoded by the coding sequence ATGGTTCCACTATCGATACTTGATCTCGTTCGCGTCACCGAAGACACCGACGCGCGCGGTGCGCTCGATAATGCGCGCGATCTCGCCGCCCATGCCGAACGCTGGGGCTACCGGCGCTTCTGGGTTGCCGAGCATCACAACATGCCGGGTATCGCCAGCGCGGCGACCTCCCTCGTCATTGCGCACATCGCTGCCGGCACGACGACAATTCGCGTCGGCGCGGGCGGCATCATGCTTCCCAATCATTCGCCGCTCATCATCGCTGAGCAGTTTGGAACGTTGGCGCGGCTTTTTCCGGGTCGCATCGATCTCGGCCTCGGCCGGGCACCCGGAACCGACCAGCTGACCCTGCAGGCTCTCAGGCGATCGCCCTCGGCGGCCGATACGTTCCCGCGGGATGTGCTCGAGTTGCAGGCGTATTTCGAACCGGCGTCTCCGGGTCAGCGTGTGCAGGCCGTACCGGCAGCTGGAACGAATGTGCCGCTGTGGATCCTCGGATCGAGCACGTTCGGCGCGCATCTCGCGGCGGAACTCGGGCTTCCTTATGCCTTCGCTTCGCATTTCGCGCCGGAGCAGCTGCTGCCCGCTCTCGAGATTTACCGCAGTCGCTTCAAACCATCGAAACAGCTCGATCGTCCGCACGCGATGGTCGGCGTGAATATCATCGCCGCCGAAACCGACGCGGAAGCGCGCCGCTTGTGGACGACGCAGCAGATGTCGTTCACGAACCTGTTTCGCGGCGCGCGCGGGCTCAGCCAGCCGCCGATCGACGACATCGAGGCCTATTGGTCGCCGCGGGAGAAAGCTCAGGCCATGCAGATGCTTCAGCGCTCCATCGTTGGCTCGCCGGAGACGATCCGCGCCGGCATCGATGCGCTCGTTGACGAAACCCGCGCAGACGAGCTTATGGTCGTCTCCGACGTTTATGATCACGGCGCGCGCTTGCGCTCGTTCGAGCTTATCGCAGCCGTAAACAAGGCCGGCTCGCGCGCGAACATGACGA
- a CDS encoding FGGY family carbohydrate kinase encodes MRVAAIDQGTTSTRVLVVDTAGKAEIACAITHQQSHPHPGWVEHDPEELLANIQRCLDATGAVDAIGIDNQGESCLAWDARTGAALSPVIVWQDNRTADAVERLKAAGAEATTLARAGLPLDAYFSASKLAWIIDNIPAAKAALEAGNLRLGTTDAFFLDRLTGTFATDVTTASRTSLMNLETGQWDEELCLLFGVPMSCLPKILPTVADYGHFNGVPITAAVVDQQAALFGHGCRKPGDAKITFGTGAFALAVTGEEIARAPEKGLLPTVAWSIEGRMTYAVDGGVYDAGSAIEWARRIGLVSDLTADLDWFDAPPAIDRGVVFVPALSGLACPHWDRTAASLFLGMSAATTRADLCQALLEGIALSAADVVGAMEAHVPIGRSIAIDGGLARSRYFAQFLADMIGRNVIATSFDERTAFGTAAFAALGSGVVLPEPDTVSRTFTPRVCDSVAIRARFSEAVSRSKGWRDLGEPRAG; translated from the coding sequence ATGCGTGTAGCGGCGATCGATCAAGGCACGACTTCTACACGCGTACTCGTTGTCGACACTGCAGGCAAGGCGGAGATCGCCTGCGCGATTACGCATCAGCAAAGCCATCCGCACCCGGGATGGGTGGAGCATGACCCCGAGGAGCTGCTGGCTAACATCCAGCGATGTCTCGATGCGACGGGTGCCGTAGACGCGATCGGGATCGACAATCAGGGCGAGAGCTGTCTCGCTTGGGATGCGCGAACCGGCGCGGCGCTCTCCCCTGTCATCGTCTGGCAGGACAATCGAACTGCCGATGCAGTCGAGCGATTGAAGGCAGCCGGTGCGGAGGCAACGACGCTAGCGCGAGCCGGGTTGCCGCTTGATGCCTATTTCTCGGCGTCGAAACTTGCCTGGATCATCGACAATATCCCCGCGGCGAAGGCCGCGCTGGAAGCCGGGAATTTGCGGCTCGGCACGACCGACGCGTTTTTTCTCGATCGTTTGACCGGCACTTTCGCAACCGACGTTACGACGGCGTCGCGAACGTCGCTGATGAACCTCGAAACGGGGCAGTGGGACGAGGAGCTGTGCCTCCTCTTCGGCGTTCCGATGTCGTGCCTGCCGAAGATTTTGCCGACGGTCGCGGATTACGGACATTTCAACGGCGTGCCGATCACGGCGGCCGTGGTCGATCAGCAGGCGGCCCTCTTCGGTCATGGATGCCGGAAGCCGGGCGACGCCAAGATCACCTTCGGAACCGGCGCATTCGCGTTGGCGGTAACGGGCGAGGAAATTGCACGCGCGCCGGAAAAAGGTTTGCTGCCCACGGTTGCCTGGTCGATCGAGGGACGCATGACGTACGCGGTTGACGGCGGGGTCTATGATGCCGGTTCGGCGATCGAATGGGCGCGCCGCATCGGGCTCGTGTCCGATCTTACCGCCGATCTCGATTGGTTCGACGCTCCGCCAGCTATCGACCGCGGCGTTGTCTTCGTGCCGGCGCTTTCGGGGCTCGCCTGCCCGCACTGGGATCGGACGGCCGCCTCGCTGTTCCTGGGAATGTCGGCGGCGACGACGCGTGCCGATCTGTGTCAGGCATTGCTCGAAGGCATCGCACTCAGCGCTGCCGATGTCGTCGGAGCGATGGAGGCGCATGTTCCGATCGGCCGTTCAATTGCCATCGACGGCGGCCTCGCCCGCAGCCGATATTTCGCGCAGTTTCTGGCGGACATGATCGGACGCAACGTTATCGCGACGAGCTTTGACGAGCGTACCGCTTTCGGCACGGCCGCGTTCGCCGCACTTGGGTCAGGCGTCGTGCTGCCGGAGCCGGACACCGTTTCGCGCACGTTCACACCGCGCGTCTGCGATAGTGTCGCGATCCGGGCCCGCTTCAGCGAGGCTGTTTCGCGCTCGAAGGGCTGGCGAGATCTCGGCGAACCACGCGCGGGCTAG
- a CDS encoding NAD(P)/FAD-dependent oxidoreductase — translation MAAASEIAKITDALVIGAGPAGLAAATRLKRLGVMRVVVVDRELEAGGVPRHCGHPPFGMREFGRVLTGPAYARRLVDAANIAGVELMLGHSVVSIDRGEPLVATCASSQGTVRISAKRIILATGVRETPRSARLVSGDRPLGILNTGALQAYAYLQHLVPFRRPIIVGTELVALSSLLTCRKIGARPVAMIEKRDRPTTRRLFMALPRLLGVPVRYGTEIADIKGSRRVEAVTLARANGVLEDVECDGVLFTGRFTPEAPLVRAAGLNVDSGTGGPTIDQFGRTSDPRIFAAGNVLHPVETAGWSWQEGKRIADFLAADLAGWLPSTENAISLSAGKGVQYVVPQRLVRGDGGLPHIQLRASDDVSGALVARCGVEKIRTQVMTSAPERRILAPRSAFRRAQTDITFSFDSGRSTELGSDAKCV, via the coding sequence ATGGCAGCAGCTTCCGAAATTGCCAAGATCACTGACGCACTCGTCATCGGCGCCGGCCCTGCCGGTCTTGCTGCGGCGACGCGGCTGAAGCGACTGGGTGTGATGCGCGTCGTGGTTGTCGATCGCGAACTTGAAGCGGGCGGCGTTCCCCGGCACTGCGGACATCCGCCGTTCGGCATGCGGGAATTCGGACGCGTGCTGACTGGACCGGCTTACGCAAGGCGTCTGGTGGATGCTGCGAACATCGCGGGTGTCGAGCTGATGCTCGGTCATAGCGTCGTCTCGATTGACCGTGGCGAGCCGCTGGTCGCGACATGTGCGAGCAGCCAAGGCACGGTTCGTATTTCAGCCAAGCGCATTATCCTTGCAACGGGCGTGCGGGAAACGCCGCGCTCGGCGCGGCTTGTGTCCGGCGACCGGCCCCTCGGCATTCTGAATACCGGTGCGCTGCAGGCCTACGCGTATCTGCAGCATCTGGTGCCGTTTCGCAGGCCGATCATCGTCGGGACCGAGCTGGTGGCCCTATCGAGCTTGCTGACGTGCCGCAAGATCGGCGCGCGGCCCGTCGCCATGATCGAGAAGCGCGATAGGCCGACGACGCGCCGGTTGTTCATGGCTTTGCCGCGCCTGCTCGGTGTGCCGGTGCGCTATGGAACAGAGATCGCCGACATCAAGGGAAGCCGCCGCGTGGAAGCCGTGACGCTGGCGCGCGCCAACGGCGTTTTGGAAGACGTCGAATGCGATGGCGTGCTCTTCACCGGTCGCTTCACGCCGGAAGCGCCGCTTGTTCGCGCCGCGGGGCTCAACGTCGATAGCGGGACCGGCGGACCGACAATCGATCAGTTTGGACGCACCAGCGATCCTCGCATCTTTGCAGCGGGCAATGTTCTGCATCCGGTCGAGACTGCCGGCTGGTCGTGGCAAGAGGGCAAGCGCATCGCGGACTTCCTCGCTGCCGATCTCGCCGGTTGGCTGCCCTCAACGGAGAATGCGATCAGCCTCTCTGCTGGAAAAGGCGTGCAATATGTCGTCCCGCAACGTCTCGTGCGCGGCGACGGCGGATTACCCCATATCCAACTGCGTGCGAGCGATGATGTTTCGGGAGCATTGGTTGCGCGCTGCGGGGTCGAGAAAATCAGAACGCAAGTGATGACATCGGCGCCGGAGCGACGAATCCTAGCTCCACGCTCCGCATTTCGTCGGGCGCAAACCGACATAACCTTCAGTTTCGACAGTGGGCGATCAACAGAATTGGGGAGCGACGCTAAATGCGTGTAG
- a CDS encoding NAD(P)/FAD-dependent oxidoreductase, with product MSVADVAIVGAGVVGCAIARRFTLQGAKVVLLERGADLLSGASKANSAILHTGFDAPPGSVELNCMQAGYAEYQAIRESLNLPLLETGAMVVAWTDAEKASVDGIEAQARANGIHDVRRLTSADIRKREPHLSPRALEALLVPGEHVIDPWSPFLAYLLQAKAHGAEILFGSEVIAGRFDGDVWTLQTGTGERRARTVINCAGLYGDRLDARLLGTASFQVRPRKGQFVVFDKAAAELLRTIILPVPSERTKGVVLTRTAFGNVLVGPTAEEQQDRERATVEDETLRALIARAVEMIPALSTVDVTAVYAGLRPATEEKHYRISVHGDRNWITVGGIRSTGMTASLGIAQHIYKLYEEMGHRHAPVADPVSPQMPNLAEHRPRDWQSPGYGEIVCHCEMVTLREIQQALSGPLPPGNFGGLRRRTRCGMGRCQGFYCTARLAELTAGHFEAPLAVGDAA from the coding sequence ATGTCGGTCGCTGATGTCGCGATCGTTGGCGCAGGCGTTGTCGGCTGCGCGATAGCGAGACGTTTCACACTCCAAGGCGCCAAAGTCGTTCTTCTCGAACGTGGCGCAGACCTGCTCTCGGGCGCCAGCAAGGCCAACAGCGCGATCTTGCATACGGGCTTCGACGCGCCTCCCGGCAGCGTCGAACTCAATTGCATGCAAGCTGGGTATGCCGAGTATCAAGCGATCCGCGAAAGCCTCAATCTTCCGTTGCTCGAGACGGGCGCGATGGTCGTCGCGTGGACGGACGCCGAGAAAGCTTCGGTCGACGGCATCGAGGCTCAGGCGCGCGCAAACGGCATCCACGATGTGCGGCGTCTGACGTCGGCGGACATTCGAAAGCGCGAGCCGCATCTTTCGCCTCGCGCGCTCGAGGCGCTGCTGGTTCCGGGCGAGCATGTCATCGATCCGTGGTCGCCGTTCCTTGCTTATCTCCTGCAAGCCAAGGCGCACGGCGCGGAGATTTTGTTCGGATCCGAAGTCATTGCTGGCCGCTTCGACGGCGACGTCTGGACCCTTCAGACGGGCACGGGCGAACGGCGGGCGCGCACGGTCATCAACTGTGCCGGGCTCTACGGCGACCGGCTTGACGCACGTCTGCTCGGAACGGCATCGTTTCAGGTCCGGCCGCGCAAGGGTCAGTTCGTCGTCTTCGACAAGGCGGCGGCGGAGCTTCTCAGAACCATTATTTTGCCGGTTCCATCGGAGCGCACCAAAGGCGTCGTTCTCACGCGCACCGCCTTCGGCAATGTCCTCGTCGGACCGACCGCTGAAGAGCAACAGGATCGCGAACGCGCGACCGTCGAAGACGAGACGCTGCGCGCTTTGATCGCGCGGGCCGTGGAAATGATACCGGCATTGTCGACTGTGGACGTGACAGCGGTTTACGCGGGATTGAGGCCAGCGACGGAAGAGAAGCACTATCGCATCTCCGTGCATGGCGACCGGAACTGGATCACGGTCGGCGGCATCCGTTCGACGGGCATGACCGCGTCGCTCGGGATCGCGCAACATATCTACAAACTCTATGAAGAGATGGGTCATCGGCACGCGCCCGTTGCAGATCCGGTTTCGCCGCAGATGCCCAATCTCGCCGAGCACCGCCCGAGGGATTGGCAATCGCCCGGTTACGGCGAGATCGTGTGTCATTGTGAGATGGTGACGTTGCGCGAAATTCAGCAGGCTCTTTCCGGTCCGTTGCCGCCGGGTAATTTTGGCGGCCTTCGCCGTCGCACGCGGTGCGGCATGGGCCGATGCCAGGGCTTTTATTGCACTGCGCGGCTGGCTGAACTTACCGCCGGACATTTCGAGGCGCCGTTAGCGGTCGGAGACGCCGCGTGA
- a CDS encoding amino acid permease, with translation MGQDEDTKVLHSMGYAQELSRRMGAFSNFAISFSIICILAGGITSYPLAMATGGGFQATIGWIVGGVFALVVATSLGQIASAYPTAGGLYHWSSILGGRGWGWATAWINLLGLIFVVASVNVGVWLLFRDLVLAGVFHMDVTTWTTLPTDPLPAGMTAAQVEVNNNHAYLVQVIAVSLITFCQALCNHFGIKLTTALTDFSGYLILVVAVVLTAMFLVWGATWDFSRITTFVNNTGEAGGGYVPEPRTALIAFLIGLLYPLYTITGFDASAHTSEETRDARNAVPRGMIHSVFWSLVFGFVMALSFVLASSDPAATAKDGANAWFNLFNNLPAPQLLKDVIAVSIVVANFICALAGLTSTSRMIFAFARDGGLPGSSLWKRVSPTWRTPVPAIWLGAVLSVAATLYSPAFAALAAGCALFLYVSYAMPIAAGLLAEGKTWTEFGPFRLGIWSKPLALLTVLGVLVLMYAGIQPPFDILINYAIGLVVLLVVLWFGIESRRFKGPPLGAEIARRQAEIAAAERAVGESA, from the coding sequence ATGGGTCAGGACGAAGATACCAAGGTGTTGCACTCCATGGGCTACGCGCAGGAATTGTCCCGGCGCATGGGTGCATTCTCGAATTTCGCAATTTCATTTTCCATCATCTGCATCCTCGCTGGCGGCATCACGTCATATCCGCTGGCAATGGCTACGGGCGGCGGTTTCCAAGCAACCATCGGCTGGATCGTGGGCGGCGTCTTCGCCCTCGTCGTTGCCACGTCGCTCGGGCAGATCGCATCTGCCTACCCGACGGCCGGTGGCCTCTATCATTGGTCGTCCATTCTTGGCGGTCGCGGCTGGGGCTGGGCAACGGCTTGGATCAATCTTCTCGGCCTGATCTTCGTCGTCGCGTCGGTCAACGTCGGCGTATGGCTATTATTTCGAGACCTCGTTCTCGCCGGTGTTTTCCACATGGACGTCACAACGTGGACCACGCTGCCGACCGATCCGCTGCCGGCCGGCATGACGGCCGCGCAAGTGGAGGTCAACAATAACCATGCGTATCTGGTTCAGGTCATAGCGGTCAGTCTCATTACTTTTTGTCAGGCGCTTTGCAACCACTTCGGCATCAAGCTCACCACTGCACTCACGGATTTCTCCGGCTACCTCATTCTGGTCGTTGCGGTGGTCTTGACCGCGATGTTCCTGGTCTGGGGAGCGACCTGGGACTTTTCGCGTATCACGACCTTCGTCAACAACACGGGCGAGGCCGGCGGTGGATATGTACCGGAGCCACGTACGGCGCTCATCGCGTTCCTCATCGGCCTGCTCTATCCGCTTTATACGATCACTGGCTTCGACGCGTCGGCGCATACGTCTGAAGAAACCCGCGATGCCCGCAATGCCGTGCCGCGCGGCATGATCCACTCGGTGTTCTGGTCGCTCGTTTTCGGTTTCGTAATGGCGCTCTCGTTCGTGCTTGCCAGCTCCGATCCGGCGGCGACGGCCAAGGACGGCGCGAATGCGTGGTTCAACCTCTTCAACAACCTGCCTGCGCCGCAGCTGCTGAAGGACGTGATTGCGGTCTCGATCGTGGTCGCGAACTTCATCTGCGCCCTTGCCGGCCTCACCTCGACCTCGCGCATGATCTTCGCATTCGCCCGCGACGGCGGCCTGCCCGGATCGAGCCTGTGGAAGAGGGTCAGCCCGACGTGGAGAACGCCGGTTCCGGCGATCTGGCTCGGAGCGGTGCTTTCGGTTGCCGCAACGCTCTACTCGCCGGCCTTTGCCGCTCTTGCTGCCGGCTGCGCGTTGTTCCTCTACGTATCGTATGCGATGCCGATCGCGGCTGGCCTCCTCGCTGAAGGCAAGACCTGGACCGAGTTCGGGCCGTTCCGCCTCGGCATCTGGTCGAAGCCGTTGGCGCTGCTGACCGTACTCGGCGTCTTGGTATTGATGTACGCGGGCATTCAGCCGCCGTTCGACATCCTGATCAACTACGCGATCGGTCTTGTCGTTCTGCTCGTTGTGCTGTGGTTCGGCATCGAATCTCGCCGCTTCAAGGGTCCTCCGCTCGGAGCTGAGATTGCGCGGCGTCAGGCTGAGATCGCTGCAGCCGAACGCGCCGTCGGCGAATCCGCTTAA
- a CDS encoding DeoR/GlpR family DNA-binding transcription regulator: MRPNIRRERIEKMVRERERVTVDALAELLGTSRETIRRDLTDLAERGRVRKFHGGATVAEPRLPEVDIEGPFQGRLLANAEAKRAIAKRAIQLFEPGDTLFVDTGTTTLHFAEELALASGLTVITNSAAIAALAARGASNTTFLIGGEYRAESTENLGPLAIEQISQFHAVHAVLAVGSVETVGILDYDLREADVARAMIAQSRSVTVLADGSKFGRGGLIKIAPLDAIQRVVTEAEPPEEIAYALKNAGVTVVMAS, encoded by the coding sequence ATGCGGCCTAACATAAGGCGTGAACGGATCGAGAAGATGGTGCGCGAGCGAGAGCGCGTCACAGTCGATGCGTTGGCGGAACTCCTTGGAACTTCACGGGAAACCATTCGCCGGGACCTCACGGATCTCGCCGAGCGCGGCCGTGTTCGCAAATTTCATGGAGGAGCGACCGTCGCCGAGCCCCGGCTGCCTGAGGTGGATATCGAAGGACCGTTTCAAGGTCGGCTGCTGGCGAATGCGGAAGCCAAACGCGCTATCGCAAAACGCGCCATACAACTCTTCGAGCCGGGCGATACTCTGTTTGTCGACACCGGAACGACGACATTGCACTTCGCTGAAGAACTGGCGCTGGCAAGCGGTCTGACGGTCATCACCAATTCAGCGGCCATCGCGGCCCTTGCGGCGCGCGGCGCGTCCAACACGACATTCCTGATCGGCGGCGAGTATCGCGCCGAAAGCACCGAAAATCTCGGGCCGCTCGCGATCGAGCAGATTAGCCAGTTCCACGCCGTCCATGCCGTGCTGGCCGTAGGCTCCGTCGAGACGGTCGGCATCCTCGACTATGATTTGAGAGAGGCCGACGTCGCCCGGGCAATGATCGCGCAATCGCGGTCGGTTACCGTGCTTGCCGATGGTTCGAAGTTTGGACGTGGCGGATTGATCAAGATCGCACCGTTGGACGCGATCCAGCGCGTCGTCACCGAAGCCGAACCGCCTGAGGAAATAGCTTATGCGCTCAAAAACGCAGGCGTTACGGTGGTTATGGCTTCTTAG
- a CDS encoding peroxiredoxin, producing the protein MLVRFITGAVALFCLASNPAFAALKAGDKAPMFKARASMGGKEFTFSLAEALKKGPVVVYFYPQAFTSGCTVEAHEFAEAMAKFNALGASVIGISNDDIATLNKFSTSECRSKFPVAADKDQRIMTAYDSVMMGFLPYANRTSYVVTPDGRISYEYTSLDPSEHVKNTMAAVESWKAKHP; encoded by the coding sequence ATGCTCGTTCGATTTATCACCGGCGCGGTCGCGCTCTTCTGTCTCGCGTCGAACCCGGCCTTCGCGGCGCTCAAGGCCGGTGATAAGGCTCCGATGTTCAAGGCGCGCGCTTCGATGGGCGGCAAAGAGTTCACGTTCTCGCTCGCCGAGGCGCTGAAAAAAGGACCGGTCGTCGTCTATTTCTATCCGCAGGCCTTCACGTCCGGCTGCACGGTAGAAGCGCACGAATTCGCGGAGGCCATGGCGAAATTCAACGCCCTCGGCGCGTCGGTCATCGGCATCAGCAACGACGACATCGCAACGCTCAATAAGTTTTCGACGTCGGAATGCCGAAGCAAGTTTCCGGTCGCGGCCGATAAGGATCAGCGGATCATGACCGCTTACGACTCCGTGATGATGGGCTTCCTGCCGTATGCGAACCGCACGTCGTACGTCGTCACGCCCGACGGGCGGATTTCATACGAATACACGTCGCTCGATCCTTCGGAGCATGTCAAAAACACGATGGCTGCAGTCGAAAGCTGGAAGGCCAAGCACCCGTAG
- a CDS encoding DoxX family protein — MTGTQGSEQFAGGALINKSRQTLAEWAPMLLRLITGYGFIAHGLAKLGRGPDHFANILNALGVPFPYLMSVATIAIEILGGAMILAGAFVALASIPMAIVLLVAMFSVHWQYGFSSIKLQAITPAGAQFGQPGYETDLLYLACLASLVIGGAGPLSFDAYRRT, encoded by the coding sequence ATGACTGGTACGCAGGGATCTGAGCAGTTCGCGGGGGGCGCTTTGATAAATAAATCCCGGCAGACTTTGGCCGAGTGGGCGCCGATGCTTCTACGCCTGATCACCGGTTATGGCTTCATTGCGCATGGCTTGGCGAAACTGGGACGAGGACCTGATCACTTCGCGAACATCCTGAATGCGCTCGGCGTGCCATTTCCCTACCTCATGTCGGTTGCGACGATCGCTATCGAAATTCTTGGCGGCGCGATGATCTTGGCTGGAGCGTTCGTCGCATTGGCGAGCATCCCGATGGCGATCGTTCTCCTCGTTGCGATGTTCAGCGTGCATTGGCAATACGGATTCAGCTCGATCAAGTTGCAAGCCATAACACCGGCCGGGGCGCAATTTGGGCAGCCGGGTTATGAGACAGATCTGCTCTATCTCGCCTGCTTGGCGTCGCTCGTCATCGGCGGAGCAGGCCCCTTGTCCTTCGACGCGTATCGTCGGACGTGA
- a CDS encoding molybdopterin-dependent oxidoreductase, with amino-acid sequence MSKIMLSRRSFLSAGAVGASSLMLAGCDTFDFLGEGDSKTRAVLEKANDLTYHAQRLLIRNGALAPEYSETEIRQGQRPNGSTDPQTAEYLSLKGNSFADYRLAITGLVEQPRSYSLAELRNMPARTQITRHDCVEGWSCIAKWTGPQLSRILDETGVKPNARFVVFHCYDIYDESDPAAYYESCDLIDARHPQTILAHGLNGQSLPVANGAPIRVRIERALGYKQPKYVHTIELVDSFSRFGLGKSGYWEDRGYDWYAGI; translated from the coding sequence ATGAGCAAGATCATGCTTAGCCGCCGCAGTTTCTTATCCGCGGGTGCTGTCGGTGCATCATCCCTTATGCTTGCCGGCTGCGATACGTTCGATTTTCTGGGCGAGGGCGATAGCAAGACGCGTGCAGTCCTCGAGAAGGCGAACGATCTCACCTACCACGCTCAGCGGCTGCTGATCCGCAATGGCGCTCTCGCGCCGGAGTATTCCGAGACAGAAATTCGCCAGGGGCAGCGGCCCAACGGATCGACCGATCCGCAAACGGCCGAATATCTATCACTCAAAGGCAATTCGTTTGCCGACTATCGTCTCGCGATCACCGGGCTCGTCGAGCAGCCGCGCAGCTATTCGTTGGCGGAGCTTCGCAATATGCCGGCCCGAACGCAGATCACGCGACACGATTGTGTCGAGGGGTGGAGCTGCATTGCCAAATGGACCGGCCCGCAACTCTCCCGGATTCTCGACGAAACCGGCGTGAAACCCAACGCGCGCTTCGTCGTCTTTCATTGCTACGATATTTACGATGAAAGCGACCCGGCGGCTTATTACGAGAGCTGCGATTTGATCGACGCTCGTCATCCGCAGACCATATTGGCACATGGGCTCAACGGCCAAAGCTTGCCCGTTGCCAACGGGGCGCCGATCCGTGTCCGCATCGAGCGGGCCCTCGGCTACAAGCAGCCCAAATATGTTCACACAATCGAGCTCGTCGATAGCTTCAGCCGTTTCGGTCTGGGCAAGAGCGGATATTGGGAAGACCGCGGTTATGACTGGTACGCAGGGATCTGA
- a CDS encoding cytochrome b/b6 domain-containing protein: protein MSITRENAQSVDAPAQGPLIYRQSVVTRITHWIWAVCLFFLLLSGLQIFNARPTLYIGNESGFGYDNAVLSMRAVDTPQGPEGRTNILGHEFNTTGVFGLSGPADDLKVRGIPSALTIPSYRDLGTGRVVHFFFAWLLVATLLVWLAASVLNGHLRRDLAPTRKDLENFPRDVADHVRFRFHHGHSYNVLQKLAYCGVFFILFPLIIATGLTMSPGMDAGFPWLLELFGGRQTARTLHFLAMFLLVLFFVIHVLMVVAAGPFNELRSMITGWYRASPGTPDTEGDKR, encoded by the coding sequence ATGTCCATAACACGTGAGAATGCGCAGTCTGTGGATGCGCCGGCGCAAGGACCGCTCATCTACCGACAGAGCGTCGTGACGCGGATCACGCACTGGATATGGGCAGTTTGCTTGTTCTTCCTACTGCTGTCCGGGCTGCAGATTTTCAATGCGCGTCCTACTCTCTATATCGGCAACGAAAGCGGCTTTGGATACGACAATGCTGTGTTGAGCATGCGCGCGGTCGATACTCCGCAAGGACCGGAGGGCCGGACGAATATCCTCGGACACGAATTCAATACGACGGGTGTTTTCGGTTTGAGCGGGCCAGCGGATGATCTCAAGGTTCGCGGTATTCCATCGGCGCTCACCATTCCCTCATATCGGGATCTCGGCACGGGCCGAGTCGTTCATTTCTTCTTCGCGTGGTTGCTGGTTGCAACGCTTCTCGTTTGGCTGGCGGCAAGCGTTCTCAATGGTCACCTGCGCCGCGACCTCGCGCCGACGCGCAAAGACTTGGAGAATTTTCCCAGGGACGTCGCCGATCACGTGCGCTTCCGGTTTCATCATGGGCATAGCTACAACGTCCTGCAGAAACTTGCCTATTGCGGCGTCTTCTTCATTCTGTTTCCGCTGATCATTGCGACCGGTTTGACGATGAGCCCGGGCATGGACGCGGGATTTCCGTGGCTACTCGAGCTGTTCGGCGGACGGCAGACGGCGCGCACGTTGCACTTCCTCGCGATGTTCCTGCTCGTCCTATTTTTCGTCATTCACGTTTTGATGGTGGTAGCCGCCGGTCCCTTCAACGAACTGCGCTCGATGATCACAGGATGGTATCGCGCCAGCCCCGGCACGCCGGATACTGAAGGAGACAAGCGATGA
- a CDS encoding pentapeptide MXKDX repeat protein produces the protein MACSIHKIAFVVALAVAGSASGGAFAEDSMSKTGDAMHSDSMAKSSDSMKKDTMGSDAMHKDSMGKDATMKKDSMGSDSMAKSHDTMAPEKK, from the coding sequence ATGGCCTGTTCAATCCATAAGATCGCTTTTGTAGTCGCGCTTGCCGTCGCCGGGAGTGCCTCCGGCGGAGCTTTTGCCGAGGATTCCATGAGCAAAACGGGCGATGCCATGCATAGCGACAGCATGGCTAAGAGTTCGGACTCGATGAAAAAGGATACTATGGGATCGGACGCCATGCACAAAGACAGCATGGGGAAAGATGCCACGATGAAGAAGGACAGCATGGGATCCGACTCCATGGCCAAGTCGCATGACACGATGGCTCCGGAAAAGAAGTAA